A portion of the Pararge aegeria chromosome 10, ilParAegt1.1, whole genome shotgun sequence genome contains these proteins:
- the LOC120626932 gene encoding protein ALP1-like isoform X1 encodes MVDWDLVLIAALAEEEEKSNQSRRFWVNNLWKQRYTSGEFNNLFNDLRYDVRKFYDYYRMSYENFESLVHLLRPFMEKKQSNFRTPISVEERLSVCLRFLITGVSFKTLAFNYRMGFSTVRCIVHETCRVIWNILGRIVLPKPTTAQWKIIAKDFDEIWNFPNCIGAIDGKHFKIRAPNNSGSMYFNYKKFFSIVLLAVADAKYRFVIVDVGAYGRNSDGGILDHSKLGLKLQNDTLNIPQNVSLRGITEELPYVFVADEAFPLTKNIMRPYPANQLANIEKRVFNYRLSRARRIVESAFGILQSRFEIFQRRMQVQAKYIDNIILACCSLHNYIINNATTELPNPLQESDILESSVDNNVVGDTDIIMCEGMVIRDQFKQYFNSEHGSVSWQNNIVNRS; translated from the exons ATGGTGGACTGGGATCTAGTGCTCATAGCAGCTCTTGCTGAAGAAGAAGAGAAATCTAATCAATCAAGAAGATTTTGGGTGAACAACCTTTGGAAGCAACGATATACGTCCGGTGAATTCAACAATTTATTCAATGATTTGCGTTATGACGTGCGAAAATTTTATGACTACTATAGAATGagttatgaaaattttgaaagTCTGGTTCATTTGCTTCGACCTTTCATGgagaaaaaacaatcaaattttCGCACACCTATATCTGTTGAAGAAAGATTGTCTGTGTGCTTGAG GTTTTTAATCACAGGAGTCAGTTTCAAAACTTTAGCATTCAATTACCGAATGGGATTTAGTACAGTTCGTTGTATAGTCCATGAAACCTGCCGTGTAATCTGGAATATTCTTGGCCGTATCGTTCTGCCAAAACCAACAACAGCACAATGGAAGATAATTGCTAAAGACTTTGATGAAATATGGAATTTTCCAAATTGTATTGGTGCCATAGATGGCAAGCACTTCAAGATACGAGCTCCAAATAATAGTGgaagtatgtattttaattataaaaaattttttagtaTCGTTCTGTTGGCTGTAGCAGATGCTAAATACAGATTTGTCATTGTCGATGTAGGTGCTTATGGTAGAAATAGCGACGGTGGTATATTAGATCATTCAAAATTGGGTTTAAAATTGCAAAACGACACCTTAAATATTCCTCAAAATGTGAGCTTACGAGGAATAACTGAAGAATTACCCTATGTTTTTGTTGCTGATGAAGCATTTCCACTAACGAAAAATATAATGAGACCGTACCCTGCGAATCAATTGGCAAATATAGAGAAAAGAGTTTTTAATTACAGACTAAGTCGAGCAAGGCGTATTGTGGAGAGTGCTTTTGGCATTCTTCAATCAAGGTTTGAAATATTTCAGAGGAGAATGCAAGTACAagcaaaatatatagataacatcATTTTAGCCTGCTGTTCTTTACATAATTACATCATTAACAATGCAACGACGGAACTTCCAAACCCACTACAGGAAAGTGACATTTTAGAAAGTTCCGTGGATAACAATGTAGTTGGCGATACCGATATTATCATGTGCGAGGGTATGGTCATTAGAGatcaatttaaacaatattttaactcTGAACATGGGTCAGTTAGTTGGCAGAATAATATTGTCAATAGATCATAA
- the LOC120626932 gene encoding uncharacterized protein LOC120626932 isoform X4, which yields MVDWDLVLIAALAEEEEKSNQSRRFWVNNLWKQRYTSGEFNNLFNDLRYDVRKFYDYYRMSYENFESLVHLLRPFMEKKQSNFRTPISVEERLSVCLRFLITGVSFKTLAFNYRMGFSTVRCIVHETCRVIWNILGRIVLPKPTTAQWKIIAKDFDEIWNFPNCIGAIDGKHFKIRAPNNSGN from the exons ATGGTGGACTGGGATCTAGTGCTCATAGCAGCTCTTGCTGAAGAAGAAGAGAAATCTAATCAATCAAGAAGATTTTGGGTGAACAACCTTTGGAAGCAACGATATACGTCCGGTGAATTCAACAATTTATTCAATGATTTGCGTTATGACGTGCGAAAATTTTATGACTACTATAGAATGagttatgaaaattttgaaagTCTGGTTCATTTGCTTCGACCTTTCATGgagaaaaaacaatcaaattttCGCACACCTATATCTGTTGAAGAAAGATTGTCTGTGTGCTTGAG GTTTTTAATCACAGGAGTCAGTTTCAAAACTTTAGCATTCAATTACCGAATGGGATTTAGTACAGTTCGTTGTATAGTCCATGAAACCTGCCGTGTAATCTGGAATATTCTTGGCCGTATCGTTCTGCCAAAACCAACAACAGCACAATGGAAGATAATTGCTAAAGACTTTGATGAAATATGGAATTTTCCAAATTGTATTGGTGCCATAGATGGCAAGCACTTCAAGATACGAGCTCCAAATAATAGTGgaa ACTAA
- the LOC120626932 gene encoding uncharacterized protein LOC120626932 isoform X2, producing MVDWDLVLIAALAEEEEKSNQSRRFWVNNLWKQRYTSGEFNNLFNDLRYDVRKFYDYYRMSYENFESLVHLLRPFMEKKQSNFRTPISVEERLSVCLRFLITGVSFKTLAFNYRMGFSTVRCIVHETCRVIWNILGRIVLPKPTTAQWKIIAKDFDEIWNFPNCIGAIDGKHFKIRAPNNSGSAYGRNSDGGILDHSKLGLKLQNDTLNIPQNVSLRGITEELPYVFVADEAFPLTKNIMRPYPANQLANIEKRVFNYRLSRARRIVESAFGILQSRFEIFQRRMQVQAKYIDNIILACCSLHNYIINNATTELPNPLQESDILESSVDNNVVGDTDIIMCEGMVIRDQFKQYFNSEHGSVSWQNNIVNRS from the exons ATGGTGGACTGGGATCTAGTGCTCATAGCAGCTCTTGCTGAAGAAGAAGAGAAATCTAATCAATCAAGAAGATTTTGGGTGAACAACCTTTGGAAGCAACGATATACGTCCGGTGAATTCAACAATTTATTCAATGATTTGCGTTATGACGTGCGAAAATTTTATGACTACTATAGAATGagttatgaaaattttgaaagTCTGGTTCATTTGCTTCGACCTTTCATGgagaaaaaacaatcaaattttCGCACACCTATATCTGTTGAAGAAAGATTGTCTGTGTGCTTGAG GTTTTTAATCACAGGAGTCAGTTTCAAAACTTTAGCATTCAATTACCGAATGGGATTTAGTACAGTTCGTTGTATAGTCCATGAAACCTGCCGTGTAATCTGGAATATTCTTGGCCGTATCGTTCTGCCAAAACCAACAACAGCACAATGGAAGATAATTGCTAAAGACTTTGATGAAATATGGAATTTTCCAAATTGTATTGGTGCCATAGATGGCAAGCACTTCAAGATACGAGCTCCAAATAATAGTGgaa GTGCTTATGGTAGAAATAGCGACGGTGGTATATTAGATCATTCAAAATTGGGTTTAAAATTGCAAAACGACACCTTAAATATTCCTCAAAATGTGAGCTTACGAGGAATAACTGAAGAATTACCCTATGTTTTTGTTGCTGATGAAGCATTTCCACTAACGAAAAATATAATGAGACCGTACCCTGCGAATCAATTGGCAAATATAGAGAAAAGAGTTTTTAATTACAGACTAAGTCGAGCAAGGCGTATTGTGGAGAGTGCTTTTGGCATTCTTCAATCAAGGTTTGAAATATTTCAGAGGAGAATGCAAGTACAagcaaaatatatagataacatcATTTTAGCCTGCTGTTCTTTACATAATTACATCATTAACAATGCAACGACGGAACTTCCAAACCCACTACAGGAAAGTGACATTTTAGAAAGTTCCGTGGATAACAATGTAGTTGGCGATACCGATATTATCATGTGCGAGGGTATGGTCATTAGAGatcaatttaaacaatattttaactcTGAACATGGGTCAGTTAGTTGGCAGAATAATATTGTCAATAGATCATAA
- the LOC120626932 gene encoding uncharacterized protein LOC120626932 isoform X3: protein MVDWDLVLIAALAEEEEKSNQSRRFWVNNLWKQRYTSGEFNNLFNDLRYDVRKFYDYYRMSYENFESLVHLLRPFMEKKQSNFRTPISVEERLSVCLRFLITGVSFKTLAFNYRMGFSTVRCIVHETCRVIWNILGRIVLPKPTTAQWKIIAKDFDEIWNFPNCIGAIDGKHFKIRAPNNSGTNNRYTQWLPRLCCV from the exons ATGGTGGACTGGGATCTAGTGCTCATAGCAGCTCTTGCTGAAGAAGAAGAGAAATCTAATCAATCAAGAAGATTTTGGGTGAACAACCTTTGGAAGCAACGATATACGTCCGGTGAATTCAACAATTTATTCAATGATTTGCGTTATGACGTGCGAAAATTTTATGACTACTATAGAATGagttatgaaaattttgaaagTCTGGTTCATTTGCTTCGACCTTTCATGgagaaaaaacaatcaaattttCGCACACCTATATCTGTTGAAGAAAGATTGTCTGTGTGCTTGAG GTTTTTAATCACAGGAGTCAGTTTCAAAACTTTAGCATTCAATTACCGAATGGGATTTAGTACAGTTCGTTGTATAGTCCATGAAACCTGCCGTGTAATCTGGAATATTCTTGGCCGTATCGTTCTGCCAAAACCAACAACAGCACAATGGAAGATAATTGCTAAAGACTTTGATGAAATATGGAATTTTCCAAATTGTATTGGTGCCATAGATGGCAAGCACTTCAAGATACGAGCTCCAAATAATAGTGgaa CAAACAACCGATACACGCAGTGGTTACCTCGATTGTGTTGTGTGTGA